Proteins encoded in a region of the Neodiprion virginianus isolate iyNeoVirg1 chromosome 2, iyNeoVirg1.1, whole genome shotgun sequence genome:
- the LOC124297141 gene encoding mucin-2-like isoform X4: MWRRLWTLGVLVILACLSSADRVSSRSRDYDYELRQSSQPFRCTSEGYHTDPQDCKVYYRCVDWGNGSPLTAFRFECGPGTVFSKDQGDICTHPSDSGRPECDDSANEVDSYPQGNQDVPKNPEYPQTTSRPTPTSTTGTTQAASVSSTQATIPESSDSGLNSNVRCTQEGFLADPKDCRKFYRCVDGGAGSFIKYEFTCGSGTVWDPEIEACNHAWAVSRSDCSENGQGGNGDNGNPGNNESGQWNGDTGGNDGQWNGDTGNNGGQWNGDTGDNGGQWNGDTGDNGGQWNGDVGDSGQPGNPDGQPGQPGQPGDPNGQPGSPGTPGTPGTPGTSGTPGTPGTPGSPGTPGTPGSPGTPGTPGTPGSPGPPGTPGTPGTPGSPGTPGSPGTPGTPGSPGTPGTPGTPGSPGTPGTPGTPGSPGTPGTPGTPGTPGTPGTPGTPGTAGMPGTSGTPGSPGTPGTPETPSTSGTPGSPGTPGTPGTPGTSGTPGSPGTPGTPGTPGTPSTPGTPGTPGTPGTPGTPSTPGTPGTPGTPGTPGTPGTPGTPGTSGTPSTPGTPGTPGTPGTPGTPGTPGTPGTPGTPGTPGTPGTPGTSGTPGTPGTPETPGTPGTPGTAGTPGTPSTPGTPGTPGTPGTPGTPGTPGTAGTPGTPSTPGTPGTPGTPGTPGTPGTPGTPGTPGTPSTPGTPGTPGTPGTPGTPGTPGTPGTPGTPSTPGTPGTPGTPGTPGTPGTPGTPGTPGTPGTPGTPGTCNEEGFFADPNDCRKFYRCVADGAGFIKYRFDCGAGTVWDQTAQSCNHYSAVPTCNPSTGGSNSVDGQEDQNKSTSKPGTTTTNVPTSTRKEGGTTKLPTSNVMTTSSNEITTQIPEKQPPTSTSETDRSTVVTESSSSPEPADQLTTRSTTPTSGNQVTTVSPTETSSQPDVGSSKIPETSSTPSSPPQVGTTDSQGAVTSPPESSTPSTKATNSPGTATSMNPDGSDKSGECSAEGFFGHPTDCRKFYRCVSTDSGYTKYDFECGTGTAWDASAETCNHVEQVSSCNSQSNGTDQSTNSTTSTTPSSSTDPSSTTTENTSVGNPEGTTQHSGVDRTDEVGQVISSTEGGQQMTTKAPDPTNSPGDSTTQSSSVQSTTIETTETLSESTSTEASSESSPQSSSTQTSPESSSTESSSETNSTLGSTETSVPPCATAKPNITETCEEEGYYPHPTECDKFYRCVDNGNGFNIYNFDCAPGTIFDPSVSVCNYPSAVYPPRDCSGSVQRPGTTAAPGETVTSTEMTTRDSESTTSAESTSSNGSTTQESESTTSAESTTQELESTTSAQSTTEESESTTSAESTTQELESTTSAQSTTEESESTTLAESTTQELESTTSAQSTTQESESTTSPESTTQESESTTSAESTTQESESTTSTENPVSSTTNESTTTTSGETTEEGQTTTDSTTESSTVSTESPIESTTSPSKTTTQFSTDTTTAGTTDSTSEGTTETTTEVPTPSEPGTTQASSESTTEKAESTTVTESTGSTTELESTTESIESTTGGSQTTTEQSENTTEEQKTTESTEQTTSEAPESTTDSQGTTTDPSSQTTTQKSEESTTDIALTTTEVGSTEKPQVTPCPLANLTNEQIALVCPTGFHRHPKYCNLFYQCTSASNMEIKVLILSCPEDTVYDSQKIQCVPEEDSSEPCSGSKADARFYRRLKDNSMPPVKVHSQSLCPNEGHYPYREDCSNAFYKCKRDITGSLQGYVYKCPQDFVYWSVSRRCERANRLPMCSSAEYKNKNYSWESRWGVPVEDSNFSARMLNFESY; encoded by the exons ATGTGGAGACGCTTATGGACGCTGGGCGTCCTCGTGATATTGGCATGCTTGTCGTCGGCAGACAGAG TGTCATCCCGGAGCAGAGATTACGATTACGAACTGCGACAAAGTAGTCAACCCTTCAGATGTACGTCGGAAGGGTATCACACGGATCCACAAGACTGCAAGGTTTATTACAGATGCGTCGATTGGGGAAACGGCAGTCCTCTGACGGCCTTCCGGTTCGAGTGTGGTCCCGGAACGGTGTTCTCCAAGGATCAGGGTGATATTTGCACACACCCGTCTGACAGTGGCCGACCCGAGTGCGACGATTCCGCGAATGAAGTCGATTCCTATCCGCAAGGCAACCAAGACGTTCcgaaaaatcctgaatacCCTCAAACGACGTCCAGGCCGACACCGACTTCTACAACGGGAACAACGCAGGCCGCATCGGTTTCATCGACGCAAGCAACGATACCGGAAAGCAGCGATAGTGGTCTGAATAGTAATGTACGATGTACTCAGGAAGGCTTCCTTGCGGATCCCAAAGATTGTCGAAAGTTTTATAGGTGCGTCGACGGAGGCGCAGGCTCgtttataaaatatgaattcaCGTGTGGCAGCGGGACGGTTTGGGATCCTGAAATTGAGGCATGTAATCATGCGTGGGCTGTTTCGAGGAGTGATTGTAGCGAAAATGGTCAAGGAGGTAACGGTGATAATGGTAATCCTGGAAATAATGAGAGTGGGCAGTGGAATGGAGATACTGGAGGCAATGATGGACAATGGAATGGAGATACTGGGAACAATGGTGGACAATGGAATGGGGATACTGGGGATAATGGTGGACAATGGAATGGGGATACTGGGGACAATGGTGGACAATGGAATGGAGACGTTGGTGATTCAGGACAACCTGGTAACCCTGATGGACAACCTGGTCAGCCTGGACAGCCTGGAGATCCTAACGGGCAGCCCGGAAGTCCGGGTACTCCAGGCACACCGGGCACACCTGGAACGTCGGGAACACCGGGAACACCGGGAACGCCGGGCTCACCTGGAACACCGGGAACCCCGGGCTCACCTGGAACGCCGGGAACACCAGGAACGCCGGGCTCACCTGGACCGCCGGGAACACCGGGAACGCCGGGAACGCCCGGCTCACCTGGAACGCCGGGCTCACCTGGAACACCGGGAACACCGGGCTCACCTGGAACACCTGGAACACCAGGAACGCCGGGCTCACCTGGAACGCCGGGAACACCGGGAACGCCGGGCTCACCTGGAACGCCGGGAACACCGGGAACGCCGGGAACACCGGGAACGCCGGGCACACCTGGAACACCAGGAACAGCGGGAATGCCGGGCACATCTGGAACGCCGGGTTCACCTGGAACGCCGGGCACACCTGAAACGCCGAGCACATCCGGAACGCCGGGGTCACCCGGAACGCCGGGAACGCCGGGAACGCCAGGCACATCTGGAACACCGGGTTCACCTGGAACACCGGGCACACCTGGAACGCCGGGAACACCGAGCACACCTGGAACACCGGGAACGCCAGGCACACCTGGAACGCCGGGAACGCCGAGCACACCTGGAACACCGGGAACGCCAGGCACACCTGGAACGCCAGGCACACCCGGAACACCGGGCACACCTGGAACGTCGGGAACGCCGAGCACACCTGGAACACCGGGAACGCCAGGCACACCCGGAACACCGGGCACACCTGGAACGCCGGGAACACCGGGCACGCCTGGAACGCCGGGAACGCCAGGCACACCTGGAACGCCAGGCACATCCGGAACACCGGGCACACCTGGAACACCGGAAACGCCAGGCACACCCGGAACACCGGGCACAGCTGGAACGCCGGGAACGCCGAGCACACCTGGAACACCGGGAACGCCAGGTACACCTGGAACGCCAGGCACACCCGGAACACCGGGCACAGCTGGAACGCCGGGAACGCCGAGCACACCTGGAACACCGGGAACGCCAGGCACACCTGGAACGCCAGGCACACCCGGAACACCGGGCACACCTGGAACGCCGGGAACGCCGAGCACACCTGGAACACCGGGAACGCCAGGCACACCTGGAACGCCAGGCACACCCGGAACACCGGGCACACCTGGAACGCCGGGAACGCCGAGCACACCTGGAACACCGGGAACGCCAGGCACACCTGGAACGCCAGGCACACCCGGAACACCGGGCACACCTGGAACGCCGGGAACACCGGGCACACCCGGAACCCCAGGCACCTGTAACGAAGAGGGATTTTTCGCAGACCCTAACGATTGTCGTAAATTCTATCGCTGTGTTGCTGATGGTGCAGGTTTCATTAAATATCGATTTGACTGCGGCGCTGGAACTGTATGGGACCAAACTGCACAAAGTTGCAATCATTATTCTGCAGTACCCACTTGTAATCCCAGTACTGGAGGGTCAAATTCTGTCGATGGCCAGGAAGATCAAAATAAATCAACCAGTAAACCCGGAACTACTACAACAAATGTACCAACCAGCACTAGGAAAGAAGGCGGTACTACGAAGCTGCCCACGTCAAATGTCATGACAACATCTTCTAACGAAATAACTACGCAAATTCCTGAAAAGCAGCCCCCCACATCAACATCTGAAACTGATAGGAGCACCGTGGTAACAGAATCATCATCTTCACCTGAGCCTGCTGATCAATTAACGACTAGGTCGACGACCCCGACTTCAGGGAACCAGGTAACAACAGTCTCACCCACAGAAACGTCTTCCCAACCAGATGTCGGTTCGTCGAAAATTCCCGAAACATCGTCGACACCATCCTCACCTCCACAAGTGGGAACAACCGATTCACAGGGAGCAGTTACGAGCCCGCCTGAAAGTTCAACTCCGTCCACAAAAGCTACGAATTCGCCAGGAACCGCTACTTCGATGAATCCGGATGGCTCTGACAAGTCTGGAGAATGCTCAGCAGAAGGATTCTTTGGTCATCCAACAGATTGCCGTAAATTCTATCGTTGCGTATCGACTGATTCGGGGTACACGAAATATGACTTCGAATGTGGTACCGGAACAGCTTGGGACGCGTCGGCTGAAACTTGCAATCATGTCGAGCAAGTATCATCATGTAATAGTCAAAGTAATGGAACTGATCAAAGCACAAATTCCACGACGAGTACAACTCCATCTAGTAGTACAGATCCGTCTTCCACAACCACTGAAAATACGAGTGTGGGAAATCCCGAAGGAACTACCCAGCACTCCGGAGTAGACAGAACTGATGAAGTTGGCCAAGTTATTTCAAGTACCGAAGGTGGTCAACAAATGACTACCAAAGCACCTGATCCGACCAACTCACCCGGTGATTCTACCACCCAGAGTTCATCAGTCCAGTCGACAACTATCGAAACAACTGAAACTTTATCCGAATCAACTTCCACCGAAGCTTCATCGGAATCTTCTCCACAATCCAGCTCCACTCAAACTTCGCCCGAATCAAGTTCCACTGAATCTTCCTCTGAAACAAATTCAACCCTTGGCTCAACGGAAACATCAGTTCCACCATGCGCGACGGCTAAGCCAAACATAACGGAAACTTGCGAGGAGGAAGGATACTACCCACATCCAACGGAGTGcgataaattttatcgatGCGTCGATAACGGGAATGGTTTCAATATATACAATTTCGATTGTGCGCCTGGAACTATCTTTGATCCAAGTGTCAGTGTTTGTAATTATCCTTCCGCTGTGTACCCGCCAAGAGACTGTTCAGGAAGCGTTCAAAGACCTGGTACGACCGCAGCTCCTGGTGAGACTGTAACGTCGACTGAAATGACAACGCGAGATTCAGAGTCTACAACATCAGCTGAATCGACCTCCTCAAATGGATCGACGACACAAGAATCTGAGTCAACTACATCGGCCGAGTCGACAACTCAAGAACTGGAATCTACGACGTCAGCTCAATCGACGACAGAAGAATCTGAGTCAACTACATCGGCCGAGTCGACAACTCAAGAACTGGAATCTACGACGTCAGCTCAATCGACGACAGAAGAATCTGAGTCAACTACATTGGCCGAGTCGACAACTCAAGAACTGGAATCTACGACGTCAGCTCAATCGACGACACAAGAATCAGAGTCAACGACATCACCTGAATCGACTACACAAGA ATCAGAGTCGACAACTTCAGCTGAATCGACAACGCAAGAATCAGAATCGACCACGTCGACAGAGAATCCTGTATCCAGCACGACAAACGAAAGCACTACAACAACTTCAGGGGAAACAACCGAGGAAGGACAAACTACGACTGATTCGACAACGGAATCGTCCACCGTGAGCACTGAATCTCCGATAGAATCAACGACAAGTCCATCTAAGACAACGACGCAGTTTTCAACGGACACAACAACAGCGGGAACGACGGACAGCACTTCCGAAGGAACAACTGAAACCACTACCGAAGTTCCGACACCGTCTGAACCCGGAACAACTCAAGCTTCGTCAGAATCAACTACGGAAAAAGCTGAGTCTACGACTGTCACTGAGTCCACTGGTTCCACAACGGAGTTGGAATCGACAACAGAGAGCATTGAGAGTACTACTGGAGGTTCGCAGACGACCACAGAGCAGTCGGAAAACACTACGGAAGAGCAGAAAACAACGGAATCCACAGAACAGACGACCTCGGAAGCTCCGGAGTCTACAACAGACTCTCAAGGTACTACAACTGATCCATCAAGTCAGACAACCACACAAAAATCCGAGGAATCAACCACGGATATTGCTCTAACAACAACAGAAGTCGGGTCAACTGAAAAACCGCAAGTCACACCCTGCCCCCTTGCAAACTTGACCAACGAACAGATAGCGTTGGTTTGTCCAACCGGGTTCCATCGCCATCCAAAGTACTGTAATCTATTTTACCAATGCACATCAGCAAGTAACATGGAAATCAAGGTTTTAATTCTGAGTTGCCCCGAAGACACTGTTTACGACAGTCAGAAGATCCAGTGCGTTCCTGAGGAGGATTCGAGTGAACCATGCTCTGGATCAAAGGCCGATGCCAGATTCTACCGGAGATTGAAGGACAACTCTATGCCTCCC gTGAAAGTTCACAGTCAGAGCCTCTGTCCGAACGAAGGTCATTATCCATATCGCGAGGACTGTAGCAATGCCTTCTACAAGTGCAAACGTGACATAACGGGCTCGTTGCAGGGATATGTTTACAAATGTCCACAAGACTTCGTTTATTGGTCAGTTTCAAGAAGATGCGAGAGAGCCAATCGTCTGCCGATGTGTTCGTCCGCGGAATACAAGAATAAGAATTATTCTTGGGAGAGTCGTTGGGGTGTGCCAGTAGAAGATTCTAATTTTTCCGCGAGAATGCTCAATTTTGAAAGCTATTAA
- the LOC124297141 gene encoding mucin-2-like isoform X3, producing MWRRLWTLGVLVILACLSSADRVSSRSRDYDYELRQSSQPFRCTSEGYHTDPQDCKVYYRCVDWGNGSPLTAFRFECGPGTVFSKDQGDICTHPSDSGRPECDDSANEVDSYPQGNQDVPKNPEYPQTTSRPTPTSTTGTTQAASVSSTQATIPESSDSGLNSNVRCTQEGFLADPKDCRKFYRCVDGGAGSFIKYEFTCGSGTVWDPEIEACNHAWAVSRSDCSENGQGGNGDNGNPGNNESGQWNGDTGGNDGQWNGDTGNNGGQWNGDTGDNGGQWNGDTGDNGGQWNGDVGDSGQPGNPDGQPGQPGQPGDPNGQPGSPGTPGTPGTPGTSGTPGTPGTPGSPGTPGTPGSPGTPGTPGTPGSPGPPGTPGTPGTPGSPGTPGSPGTPGTPGSPGTPGTPGTPGSPGTPGTPGTPGSPGTPGTPGTPGTPGTPGTPGTPGTAGMPGTSGTPGSPGTPGTPETPSTSGTPGSPGTPGTPGTPGTSGTPGSPGTPGTPGTPGTPSTPGTPGTPGTPGTPGTPSTPGTPGTPGTPGTPGTPGTPGTPGTPGTPGTPGTPGTPGTPGTPGTSGTPGTPGTPETPGTPGTPGTAGTPGTPSTPGTPGTPGTPGTPGTPGTPGTAGTPGTPSTPGTPGTPGTPGTPGTPGTPGTPGTPGTPSTPGTPGTPGTPGTPGTPGTPGTPGTPGTPSTPGTPGTPGTPGTPGTPGTPGTPGTPGTPGTPGTPGTCNEEGFFADPNDCRKFYRCVADGAGFIKYRFDCGAGTVWDQTAQSCNHYSAVPTCNPSTGGSNSVDGQEDQNKSTSKPGTTTTNVPTSTRKEGGTTKLPTSNVMTTSSNEITTQIPEKQPPTSTSETDRSTVVTESSSSPEPADQLTTRSTTPTSGNQVTTVSPTETSSQPDVGSSKIPETSSTPSSPPQVGTTDSQGAVTSPPESSTPSTKATNSPGTATSMNPDGSDKSGECSAEGFFGHPTDCRKFYRCVSTDSGYTKYDFECGTGTAWDASAETCNHVEQVSSCNSQSNGTDQSTNSTTSTTPSSSTDPSSTTTENTSVGNPEGTTQHSGVDRTDEVGQVISSTEGGQQMTTKAPDPTNSPGDSTTQSSSVQSTTIETTETLSESTSTEASSESSPQSSSTQTSPESSSTESSSETNSTLGSTETSVPPCATAKPNITETCEEEGYYPHPTECDKFYRCVDNGNGFNIYNFDCAPGTIFDPSVSVCNYPSAVYPPRDCSGSVQRPGTTAAPGETVTSTEMTTRDSESTTSAESTSSNGSTTQESESTTSAESTTQELESTTSAQSTTEESESTTSAESTTQELESTTSAQSTTEESESTTLAESTTQELESTTSAQSTTQESESTTSPESTTQESTSTTLAESTTPELESTTSAESTTQGSESTTSAESTTQESESTTSTENPVSSTTNESTTTTSGETTEEGQTTTDSTTESSTVSTESPIESTTSPSKTTTQFSTDTTTAGTTDSTSEGTTETTTEVPTPSEPGTTQASSESTTEKAESTTVTESTGSTTELESTTESIESTTGGSQTTTEQSENTTEEQKTTESTEQTTSEAPESTTDSQGTTTDPSSQTTTQKSEESTTDIALTTTEVGSTEKPQVTPCPLANLTNEQIALVCPTGFHRHPKYCNLFYQCTSASNMEIKVLILSCPEDTVYDSQKIQCVPEEDSSEPCSGSKADARFYRRLKDNSMPPVKVHSQSLCPNEGHYPYREDCSNAFYKCKRDITGSLQGYVYKCPQDFVYWSVSRRCERANRLPMCSSAEYKNKNYSWESRWGVPVEDSNFSARMLNFESY from the exons ATGTGGAGACGCTTATGGACGCTGGGCGTCCTCGTGATATTGGCATGCTTGTCGTCGGCAGACAGAG TGTCATCCCGGAGCAGAGATTACGATTACGAACTGCGACAAAGTAGTCAACCCTTCAGATGTACGTCGGAAGGGTATCACACGGATCCACAAGACTGCAAGGTTTATTACAGATGCGTCGATTGGGGAAACGGCAGTCCTCTGACGGCCTTCCGGTTCGAGTGTGGTCCCGGAACGGTGTTCTCCAAGGATCAGGGTGATATTTGCACACACCCGTCTGACAGTGGCCGACCCGAGTGCGACGATTCCGCGAATGAAGTCGATTCCTATCCGCAAGGCAACCAAGACGTTCcgaaaaatcctgaatacCCTCAAACGACGTCCAGGCCGACACCGACTTCTACAACGGGAACAACGCAGGCCGCATCGGTTTCATCGACGCAAGCAACGATACCGGAAAGCAGCGATAGTGGTCTGAATAGTAATGTACGATGTACTCAGGAAGGCTTCCTTGCGGATCCCAAAGATTGTCGAAAGTTTTATAGGTGCGTCGACGGAGGCGCAGGCTCgtttataaaatatgaattcaCGTGTGGCAGCGGGACGGTTTGGGATCCTGAAATTGAGGCATGTAATCATGCGTGGGCTGTTTCGAGGAGTGATTGTAGCGAAAATGGTCAAGGAGGTAACGGTGATAATGGTAATCCTGGAAATAATGAGAGTGGGCAGTGGAATGGAGATACTGGAGGCAATGATGGACAATGGAATGGAGATACTGGGAACAATGGTGGACAATGGAATGGGGATACTGGGGATAATGGTGGACAATGGAATGGGGATACTGGGGACAATGGTGGACAATGGAATGGAGACGTTGGTGATTCAGGACAACCTGGTAACCCTGATGGACAACCTGGTCAGCCTGGACAGCCTGGAGATCCTAACGGGCAGCCCGGAAGTCCGGGTACTCCAGGCACACCGGGCACACCTGGAACGTCGGGAACACCGGGAACACCGGGAACGCCGGGCTCACCTGGAACACCGGGAACCCCGGGCTCACCTGGAACGCCGGGAACACCAGGAACGCCGGGCTCACCTGGACCGCCGGGAACACCGGGAACGCCGGGAACGCCCGGCTCACCTGGAACGCCGGGCTCACCTGGAACACCGGGAACACCGGGCTCACCTGGAACACCTGGAACACCAGGAACGCCGGGCTCACCTGGAACGCCGGGAACACCGGGAACGCCGGGCTCACCTGGAACGCCGGGAACACCGGGAACGCCGGGAACACCGGGAACGCCGGGCACACCTGGAACACCAGGAACAGCGGGAATGCCGGGCACATCTGGAACGCCGGGTTCACCTGGAACGCCGGGCACACCTGAAACGCCGAGCACATCCGGAACGCCGGGGTCACCCGGAACGCCGGGAACGCCGGGAACGCCAGGCACATCTGGAACACCGGGTTCACCTGGAACACCGGGCACACCTGGAACGCCGGGAACACCGAGCACACCTGGAACACCGGGAACGCCAGGCACACCTGGAACGCCGGGAACGCCGAGCACACCTGGAACACCGGGAACGCCAGGCACACCTGGAACGCCAG GCACACCCGGAACACCGGGCACACCTGGAACGCCGGGAACACCGGGCACGCCTGGAACGCCGGGAACGCCAGGCACACCTGGAACGCCAGGCACATCCGGAACACCGGGCACACCTGGAACACCGGAAACGCCAGGCACACCCGGAACACCGGGCACAGCTGGAACGCCGGGAACGCCGAGCACACCTGGAACACCGGGAACGCCAGGTACACCTGGAACGCCAGGCACACCCGGAACACCGGGCACAGCTGGAACGCCGGGAACGCCGAGCACACCTGGAACACCGGGAACGCCAGGCACACCTGGAACGCCAGGCACACCCGGAACACCGGGCACACCTGGAACGCCGGGAACGCCGAGCACACCTGGAACACCGGGAACGCCAGGCACACCTGGAACGCCAGGCACACCCGGAACACCGGGCACACCTGGAACGCCGGGAACGCCGAGCACACCTGGAACACCGGGAACGCCAGGCACACCTGGAACGCCAGGCACACCCGGAACACCGGGCACACCTGGAACGCCGGGAACACCGGGCACACCCGGAACCCCAGGCACCTGTAACGAAGAGGGATTTTTCGCAGACCCTAACGATTGTCGTAAATTCTATCGCTGTGTTGCTGATGGTGCAGGTTTCATTAAATATCGATTTGACTGCGGCGCTGGAACTGTATGGGACCAAACTGCACAAAGTTGCAATCATTATTCTGCAGTACCCACTTGTAATCCCAGTACTGGAGGGTCAAATTCTGTCGATGGCCAGGAAGATCAAAATAAATCAACCAGTAAACCCGGAACTACTACAACAAATGTACCAACCAGCACTAGGAAAGAAGGCGGTACTACGAAGCTGCCCACGTCAAATGTCATGACAACATCTTCTAACGAAATAACTACGCAAATTCCTGAAAAGCAGCCCCCCACATCAACATCTGAAACTGATAGGAGCACCGTGGTAACAGAATCATCATCTTCACCTGAGCCTGCTGATCAATTAACGACTAGGTCGACGACCCCGACTTCAGGGAACCAGGTAACAACAGTCTCACCCACAGAAACGTCTTCCCAACCAGATGTCGGTTCGTCGAAAATTCCCGAAACATCGTCGACACCATCCTCACCTCCACAAGTGGGAACAACCGATTCACAGGGAGCAGTTACGAGCCCGCCTGAAAGTTCAACTCCGTCCACAAAAGCTACGAATTCGCCAGGAACCGCTACTTCGATGAATCCGGATGGCTCTGACAAGTCTGGAGAATGCTCAGCAGAAGGATTCTTTGGTCATCCAACAGATTGCCGTAAATTCTATCGTTGCGTATCGACTGATTCGGGGTACACGAAATATGACTTCGAATGTGGTACCGGAACAGCTTGGGACGCGTCGGCTGAAACTTGCAATCATGTCGAGCAAGTATCATCATGTAATAGTCAAAGTAATGGAACTGATCAAAGCACAAATTCCACGACGAGTACAACTCCATCTAGTAGTACAGATCCGTCTTCCACAACCACTGAAAATACGAGTGTGGGAAATCCCGAAGGAACTACCCAGCACTCCGGAGTAGACAGAACTGATGAAGTTGGCCAAGTTATTTCAAGTACCGAAGGTGGTCAACAAATGACTACCAAAGCACCTGATCCGACCAACTCACCCGGTGATTCTACCACCCAGAGTTCATCAGTCCAGTCGACAACTATCGAAACAACTGAAACTTTATCCGAATCAACTTCCACCGAAGCTTCATCGGAATCTTCTCCACAATCCAGCTCCACTCAAACTTCGCCCGAATCAAGTTCCACTGAATCTTCCTCTGAAACAAATTCAACCCTTGGCTCAACGGAAACATCAGTTCCACCATGCGCGACGGCTAAGCCAAACATAACGGAAACTTGCGAGGAGGAAGGATACTACCCACATCCAACGGAGTGcgataaattttatcgatGCGTCGATAACGGGAATGGTTTCAATATATACAATTTCGATTGTGCGCCTGGAACTATCTTTGATCCAAGTGTCAGTGTTTGTAATTATCCTTCCGCTGTGTACCCGCCAAGAGACTGTTCAGGAAGCGTTCAAAGACCTGGTACGACCGCAGCTCCTGGTGAGACTGTAACGTCGACTGAAATGACAACGCGAGATTCAGAGTCTACAACATCAGCTGAATCGACCTCCTCAAATGGATCGACGACACAAGAATCTGAGTCAACTACATCGGCCGAGTCGACAACTCAAGAACTGGAATCTACGACGTCAGCTCAATCGACGACAGAAGAATCTGAGTCAACTACATCGGCCGAGTCGACAACTCAAGAACTGGAATCTACGACGTCAGCTCAATCGACGACAGAAGAATCTGAGTCAACTACATTGGCCGAGTCGACAACTCAAGAACTGGAATCTACGACGTCAGCTCAATCGACGACACAAGAATCAGAGTCAACGACATCACCTGAATCGACTACACAAGAATCAACATCTACGACGTTGGCCGAATCAACAACTCCAGAACTGGAATCTACCACGTCAGCCGAGTCAACAACGCAAGGATCAGAGTCGACAACTTCAGCTGAATCGACAACGCAAGAATCAGAATCGACCACGTCGACAGAGAATCCTGTATCCAGCACGACAAACGAAAGCACTACAACAACTTCAGGGGAAACAACCGAGGAAGGACAAACTACGACTGATTCGACAACGGAATCGTCCACCGTGAGCACTGAATCTCCGATAGAATCAACGACAAGTCCATCTAAGACAACGACGCAGTTTTCAACGGACACAACAACAGCGGGAACGACGGACAGCACTTCCGAAGGAACAACTGAAACCACTACCGAAGTTCCGACACCGTCTGAACCCGGAACAACTCAAGCTTCGTCAGAATCAACTACGGAAAAAGCTGAGTCTACGACTGTCACTGAGTCCACTGGTTCCACAACGGAGTTGGAATCGACAACAGAGAGCATTGAGAGTACTACTGGAGGTTCGCAGACGACCACAGAGCAGTCGGAAAACACTACGGAAGAGCAGAAAACAACGGAATCCACAGAACAGACGACCTCGGAAGCTCCGGAGTCTACAACAGACTCTCAAGGTACTACAACTGATCCATCAAGTCAGACAACCACACAAAAATCCGAGGAATCAACCACGGATATTGCTCTAACAACAACAGAAGTCGGGTCAACTGAAAAACCGCAAGTCACACCCTGCCCCCTTGCAAACTTGACCAACGAACAGATAGCGTTGGTTTGTCCAACCGGGTTCCATCGCCATCCAAAGTACTGTAATCTATTTTACCAATGCACATCAGCAAGTAACATGGAAATCAAGGTTTTAATTCTGAGTTGCCCCGAAGACACTGTTTACGACAGTCAGAAGATCCAGTGCGTTCCTGAGGAGGATTCGAGTGAACCATGCTCTGGATCAAAGGCCGATGCCAGATTCTACCGGAGATTGAAGGACAACTCTATGCCTCCC gTGAAAGTTCACAGTCAGAGCCTCTGTCCGAACGAAGGTCATTATCCATATCGCGAGGACTGTAGCAATGCCTTCTACAAGTGCAAACGTGACATAACGGGCTCGTTGCAGGGATATGTTTACAAATGTCCACAAGACTTCGTTTATTGGTCAGTTTCAAGAAGATGCGAGAGAGCCAATCGTCTGCCGATGTGTTCGTCCGCGGAATACAAGAATAAGAATTATTCTTGGGAGAGTCGTTGGGGTGTGCCAGTAGAAGATTCTAATTTTTCCGCGAGAATGCTCAATTTTGAAAGCTATTAA